In one Komagataeibacter sp. FNDCR2 genomic region, the following are encoded:
- the nuoE gene encoding NADH-quinone oxidoreductase subunit NuoE codes for MSTADPLPAALRADIVALAGAELHPRGAAVSALRLVQEHFRWISTAHLHEVADLLGMSADDLDGVATYFNLLFRRPVGRHVIMLCDSVSCWMMGRDPLCAHLCRTLGIQPGETTADDAITLLPTVCIGHCDHAPAMLVDDALHGDVDTTTLDRLIAALKEQP; via the coding sequence ATGTCGACCGCTGATCCCCTGCCCGCCGCCCTGCGGGCGGATATCGTCGCCCTTGCCGGGGCGGAGCTTCACCCGCGCGGGGCGGCGGTCTCCGCCCTGCGGCTGGTGCAGGAGCATTTCAGATGGATCAGTACGGCGCACCTGCATGAAGTGGCGGACCTGCTGGGCATGTCGGCGGATGATCTGGATGGCGTCGCCACCTATTTCAACCTGCTGTTCCGCAGGCCGGTCGGGCGGCACGTCATCATGCTGTGTGACAGTGTTTCGTGCTGGATGATGGGGCGCGATCCCCTGTGCGCCCATCTGTGCCGGACGCTGGGCATCCAGCCGGGGGAAACCACGGCGGATGACGCCATCACGCTGCTGCCCACGGTGTGCATAGGACATTGCGACCACGCCCCGGCCATGCTGGTGGATGACGCGCTGCATGGGGATGTGGACACCACGACCCTCGACCGCCTGATCGCGGCCCTGAAGGAGCAGCCGTAA
- the nuoF gene encoding NADH-quinone oxidoreductase subunit NuoF has protein sequence MPPSDRPLTAMIDPAAGPPDCAAYERGGGWQATRKVIGTLAPADVIDIVTRSKLRGRGGAGFGTGQKWSFVPREPASARRKYLIANADEMEPGTFKDRWLMEGNPLQLVEGMIIAAYAVQAGHGIIFLRGEYHLACARLQQAIGEARRQGWLGDNILGSGFGFDIHVHSSAGRYICGEETALLTALEGRRATPRSKPPFPQTGGLWGAPSVVNNVETLSNLPHIITNGAEWFLALGRGEDGGTKIYGVSGRVRRPGAWELPMGTPLRQIIEECAGGMRPGYGLRALLPGGASTAFVDTTALDVPMDYGAMEKAGSRLGTGMAIILDDRTCPVGMLHNLEHFFAQESCGWCTPCRDGLPWVERLLAAIEAGTGTHEDIEQLGRHTRMLGPPGRTFCAHAPGAMAPLASGLKLFARDFAAHIAQGRCPLRHAA, from the coding sequence ATGCCGCCTTCCGATCGTCCCCTGACCGCCATGATCGACCCCGCCGCCGGGCCGCCGGACTGCGCGGCCTATGAACGTGGTGGCGGCTGGCAGGCCACGCGCAAGGTAATCGGAACCCTTGCGCCTGCCGATGTCATTGACATCGTGACGCGCTCGAAACTGCGCGGGCGGGGCGGGGCGGGGTTCGGGACCGGGCAGAAATGGAGCTTCGTGCCACGGGAGCCCGCATCCGCGCGCCGCAAATACCTCATCGCCAATGCCGATGAAATGGAACCCGGCACCTTCAAGGACCGCTGGCTCATGGAAGGCAACCCGCTCCAGCTTGTCGAGGGGATGATCATAGCCGCCTACGCCGTGCAGGCCGGGCATGGCATCATTTTCCTGCGTGGGGAATATCACCTGGCCTGCGCACGCCTGCAACAGGCCATAGGCGAAGCCCGGCGGCAGGGCTGGCTGGGGGACAACATCCTGGGCTCCGGCTTCGGTTTCGACATCCACGTCCATTCCAGTGCCGGACGCTACATATGTGGTGAGGAAACTGCCCTGCTGACCGCGCTGGAGGGCCGCCGCGCCACCCCGCGCAGCAAGCCCCCCTTCCCCCAGACCGGCGGGTTATGGGGCGCGCCAAGCGTCGTGAACAATGTCGAGACCCTGAGCAACCTGCCCCACATCATCACCAACGGGGCGGAATGGTTTCTGGCCCTGGGCAGGGGGGAGGATGGCGGCACCAAGATCTATGGCGTGAGCGGCCGGGTCCGGCGGCCGGGAGCATGGGAACTGCCCATGGGCACGCCACTGCGCCAGATTATCGAGGAATGCGCCGGTGGCATGCGCCCCGGCTACGGGCTGCGCGCGCTGCTGCCCGGTGGGGCCTCCACCGCGTTCGTGGATACGACGGCGCTGGATGTGCCCATGGATTATGGCGCGATGGAAAAAGCCGGAAGCCGCCTTGGAACCGGCATGGCCATTATCCTGGATGACCGCACCTGTCCCGTCGGCATGCTTCACAATCTGGAACATTTCTTTGCACAGGAATCCTGCGGGTGGTGCACGCCCTGCCGGGATGGGCTGCCATGGGTGGAGCGTCTTCTGGCCGCGATCGAAGCCGGCACGGGTACGCACGAAGATATTGAACAGCTAGGTCGCCATACCCGCATGCTGGGGCCGCCGGGGCGGACCTTCTGCGCGCATGCCCCCGGGGCCATGGCGCCGCTGGCCAGCGGGCTGAAGCTTTTCGCGCGGGATTTCGCCGCCCATATCGCCCAAGGGCGCTGCCCGCTGCGCCACGCCGCCTGA
- the nuoG gene encoding NADH-quinone oxidoreductase subunit NuoG: MTSIRIDGRDHPTRSGINLLQACLEAGEALPYFCWHPELGSVGACRQCAIRQFSGPDDTTGRIVMACMTPVSDGAIVSIADDEAREFRAGVIEWMMVNHPHDCPVCEEGGECHLQDMTVMTGHNIRRYRFTKRTHRNQDLGPFVKHEMNRCIACYRCVRFYRDYAGGDDLAAFASHDNVYFGRAGDGTLQNTFSGNLVEICPTGVFTDKPFSAIYTRKWDMRGAPSVCVHCAVGCNTIVNAREETLRRVLNRYHADVNRYLLCDRGRFGHGFVNAGSRIRTAMHTIAGQSACMPVADALAAFARMAAQGPMVGIASPRAALETCFSLHAFVGPQNFCTGLTQQEQVCTELVHTLLRGHPGPVPTLHDMESADAVLVLGEDVCATAPRLGLSLRQSVRQASFHAADAARVPRWMDAAVRTLGCDCPSGLYVMTPAPTDLDDVAARSFRAAPDDIARLGFAIAHLIDPSAPAVTGLAEEESLLAEHIAATLMAAQKPVIVSGMHYGAPALLHAAAGIAAALARRGPPAGLSLVLPECNSMGLAMLGGLSLDAVVERAKAGEIATLVIAENDLTRHLHPAAVAELVASVPNIVIMDHTLTPLCQHAGLVLPVAAFSEYSGTLVSHEGRAQRFFQAVFPAAPLQAGWRWVQALARSTAQPQPAGLTDWQCLDDVIAALGRAFPALAATVNAAPGADYRLDGQKLRSQTYRASGRTVIRSYISVHDQPPPASPDTPFSSSMEGAYGPDMPAPLVPGYQVPSWNSVQALNRFQGEIGGALRGGESGIRLFPATGRDGAPDAPYPYSTDIPPPFVAREDSVLVLPDARVFGSEELSMLSPPVAARASAPTLRVPVGFAPATHMTLHLEDGAHVLPVEPLPGLPPGLVLCPAHMVARAFRFPRRAQLDGAVGAGGGS, encoded by the coding sequence ATGACCAGCATCCGCATCGATGGAAGGGACCACCCCACCCGTTCCGGCATCAACCTGTTACAGGCCTGCCTGGAAGCAGGAGAGGCGCTGCCCTATTTCTGCTGGCATCCCGAACTTGGTTCCGTCGGGGCGTGCCGCCAGTGCGCGATCCGGCAGTTCAGTGGTCCCGACGACACGACAGGCCGTATCGTGATGGCCTGCATGACCCCCGTGAGCGATGGCGCCATCGTGTCGATCGCGGATGACGAGGCCCGGGAATTCCGCGCGGGCGTGATCGAATGGATGATGGTCAACCATCCGCATGACTGCCCGGTCTGTGAAGAAGGCGGCGAATGCCACCTGCAGGACATGACCGTGATGACCGGGCACAATATCCGCCGCTACCGCTTCACCAAGCGCACCCATCGCAACCAGGACCTTGGCCCGTTCGTGAAGCATGAAATGAACCGCTGCATCGCCTGTTACCGCTGCGTGCGGTTCTACCGCGACTATGCGGGCGGAGACGATCTGGCGGCCTTCGCATCGCATGACAACGTCTATTTCGGGCGGGCGGGCGATGGGACGCTGCAAAACACCTTCAGCGGCAATCTGGTGGAAATCTGCCCTACCGGCGTGTTTACCGACAAACCCTTCTCCGCCATCTATACCCGCAAATGGGACATGCGCGGCGCGCCCTCCGTATGCGTGCATTGCGCGGTGGGCTGCAACACCATCGTCAATGCGCGTGAGGAAACCCTCCGCCGCGTTCTCAACCGCTACCATGCCGACGTCAACCGCTACCTCCTGTGCGACCGGGGGCGGTTCGGGCACGGCTTTGTCAATGCCGGCTCACGCATCCGCACGGCCATGCACACCATTGCGGGACAGTCCGCCTGCATGCCCGTGGCCGATGCGCTGGCGGCGTTCGCGCGCATGGCGGCGCAGGGGCCGATGGTGGGCATAGCCTCGCCCCGCGCCGCGCTGGAAACCTGCTTCAGCCTGCATGCGTTCGTGGGGCCGCAGAATTTCTGCACCGGCCTGACGCAGCAGGAGCAGGTATGTACGGAACTGGTCCATACCCTGCTGCGCGGGCATCCAGGCCCCGTTCCCACCCTGCACGACATGGAAAGTGCCGACGCCGTTCTGGTACTGGGCGAGGATGTATGCGCCACCGCCCCCCGGCTTGGCCTCAGCCTGCGCCAGTCCGTCCGGCAGGCTTCCTTTCACGCCGCCGATGCGGCCAGGGTTCCACGCTGGATGGATGCGGCGGTGCGCACTCTGGGGTGCGACTGCCCCTCCGGCCTGTATGTCATGACCCCCGCCCCGACCGATCTGGATGACGTGGCGGCACGGAGCTTTCGCGCTGCCCCCGATGATATCGCGCGCCTTGGCTTCGCCATCGCCCACCTGATCGACCCATCCGCCCCGGCGGTGACAGGACTGGCGGAGGAAGAAAGCCTGCTGGCGGAACATATCGCGGCCACGCTCATGGCGGCGCAAAAGCCCGTTATCGTATCGGGCATGCATTATGGCGCGCCCGCGCTGTTGCACGCGGCGGCCGGTATCGCAGCCGCCCTTGCGCGGCGCGGGCCGCCAGCCGGACTGTCGCTGGTACTGCCGGAATGCAACAGCATGGGGCTGGCCATGCTTGGCGGCCTGTCGCTCGATGCAGTGGTGGAACGGGCGAAGGCGGGGGAAATTGCCACCCTCGTCATTGCGGAGAATGACCTGACCCGTCACCTGCACCCGGCGGCGGTGGCCGAACTCGTGGCTTCCGTGCCGAATATCGTCATTATGGACCATACGCTCACGCCGCTCTGCCAGCATGCGGGCCTTGTGCTGCCCGTCGCCGCCTTTAGCGAGTACAGCGGCACGCTGGTCAGCCACGAAGGCCGGGCGCAACGTTTTTTCCAGGCGGTTTTCCCGGCCGCTCCCCTACAGGCGGGCTGGCGCTGGGTGCAGGCCCTTGCCCGCAGCACGGCGCAACCCCAGCCAGCGGGGCTGACCGACTGGCAGTGCCTTGATGATGTCATTGCCGCATTGGGCCGGGCGTTTCCCGCCCTTGCCGCCACCGTAAACGCGGCCCCCGGCGCCGATTACCGCCTGGATGGCCAGAAACTGCGCAGCCAGACCTACCGCGCCAGCGGGCGCACCGTGATCCGGTCCTACATAAGCGTGCATGACCAGCCGCCGCCCGCCAGCCCGGACACACCCTTCAGCAGTTCGATGGAAGGGGCTTACGGCCCGGACATGCCTGCCCCGCTGGTGCCGGGGTATCAGGTGCCATCATGGAACTCGGTGCAGGCGCTCAACCGCTTCCAGGGCGAAATCGGGGGCGCGCTGCGTGGCGGGGAATCCGGTATCCGGCTGTTTCCCGCAACCGGGCGCGACGGCGCCCCGGATGCGCCCTATCCCTACAGCACCGACATTCCACCCCCGTTTGTGGCGCGTGAAGACAGCGTGTTGGTACTTCCCGATGCGCGCGTGTTTGGCAGCGAGGAACTGAGCATGCTCTCCCCCCCCGTCGCGGCCCGCGCATCCGCCCCCACCCTGCGCGTGCCCGTGGGGTTCGCCCCGGCCACCCACATGACACTCCATCTGGAGGACGGGGCGCATGTCCTGCCTGTCGAACCTCTCCCCGGACTGCCCCCCGGCCTTGTGCTGTGCCCGGCCCACATGGTGGCGCGCGCCTTTCGCTTTCCCCGTCGGGCGCAACTGGACGGCGCGGTCGGGGCGGGAGGCGGGTCATGA
- the nuoH gene encoding NADH-quinone oxidoreductase subunit NuoH gives MTRLSLLPIILAPLALLGLSTLLTWVERRLLGLWQDRHGPNRVGPGGLFQAVADGVKILFKQDWVPPFADRGVFILAPTIGMMTVLLSFAVIPVTSVAGIAGGLNVGLLFIVAMMGLGVYAVVLAGWASNSKYALLGGMRAAAQMISYEVFMGISLLGVVMAAGSFNLRAIVAAQAGMWFIIPQCLGFGVFVLAGIAETHRLPFDLPEGENELGAGFHTEYSGMKFGMFFLAEYAGIVLVSALVTTLYLGGWQGPVLPAALWFTLKAGGMVAFFILLRAALPRPRYDQLMALGWKVLLPLSLLNVMATGTLMMLRAAP, from the coding sequence ATGACACGGCTGTCCCTGTTGCCCATCATTCTTGCGCCGCTTGCGCTCCTTGGCCTTTCCACCCTGCTGACATGGGTCGAGCGGCGGCTGCTCGGGTTATGGCAGGATCGTCATGGCCCCAACCGCGTGGGGCCGGGCGGGCTGTTCCAGGCCGTGGCGGATGGCGTCAAGATCCTGTTCAAGCAGGACTGGGTGCCCCCATTCGCGGACAGGGGCGTGTTCATCCTCGCCCCCACCATCGGCATGATGACGGTGCTGCTGTCCTTTGCCGTCATTCCCGTAACATCCGTGGCGGGCATCGCGGGCGGGCTGAATGTGGGGCTGCTGTTCATCGTCGCCATGATGGGGCTGGGGGTTTACGCCGTTGTCCTGGCCGGGTGGGCGTCCAACAGCAAATATGCGCTGCTGGGCGGTATGCGGGCGGCGGCGCAGATGATCAGCTACGAAGTCTTCATGGGGATTTCCCTGCTGGGCGTGGTCATGGCCGCCGGTTCCTTCAACCTGCGCGCGATCGTGGCCGCGCAGGCGGGCATGTGGTTCATCATCCCGCAATGCCTCGGGTTTGGCGTGTTCGTACTTGCCGGCATTGCGGAGACACACCGGCTGCCCTTCGACCTGCCCGAAGGTGAAAACGAACTGGGGGCAGGCTTTCACACCGAATATTCGGGCATGAAGTTCGGCATGTTCTTTCTGGCCGAATATGCCGGGATCGTTCTGGTCTCGGCCCTTGTCACCACGCTCTATCTGGGAGGATGGCAGGGGCCGGTACTGCCCGCCGCCCTGTGGTTCACGCTCAAGGCGGGCGGCATGGTGGCGTTTTTCATCCTGCTGCGCGCGGCCCTGCCCCGCCCGCGCTACGACCAGTTGATGGCGCTGGGGTGGAAAGTCCTGCTGCCGCTCTCGCTCCTCAATGTCATGGCGACCGGAACTCTCATGATGCTGCGCGCAGCCCCCTGA
- the nuoI gene encoding NADH-quinone oxidoreductase subunit NuoI — MLDTLRTVLLTFLHAFHRRATVRYPEEQPYLPPRYRGRIILSRDPDGAERCVACNLCAVACPVDCISLQKTEAEGRWYPQYFRINFSRCIFCGFCEEACPTYAIQLTPDFEMGEYARPNLVYEKEDLLISGTGKYPGYSFYHVAGIPVPGKDRGASEHERPPVDLHSLLP, encoded by the coding sequence ATGCTTGATACCCTGCGCACCGTGCTGCTGACCTTCCTCCATGCATTCCACCGGCGCGCGACCGTGCGCTATCCGGAGGAGCAGCCCTACCTGCCCCCGCGTTACCGGGGGCGGATCATCCTTTCACGCGATCCCGATGGCGCGGAACGCTGCGTTGCGTGCAACCTGTGCGCCGTCGCCTGCCCGGTGGACTGTATCAGCCTGCAGAAGACGGAGGCGGAGGGGCGGTGGTATCCGCAATATTTCCGGATCAATTTCTCCCGCTGCATATTCTGCGGCTTCTGCGAGGAAGCCTGCCCCACCTACGCCATCCAACTCACGCCCGATTTCGAGATGGGCGAATACGCCCGCCCCAACCTTGTATATGAAAAGGAAGACCTGCTGATCAGCGGCACCGGGAAGTATCCCGGCTACAGTTTCTACCATGTCGCCGGCATTCCCGTGCCCGGCAAGGACCGGGGCGCATCCGAACACGAGCGCCCCCCGGTCGACCTGCACTCCCTGCTGCCGTAG
- the nuoJ gene encoding NADH-quinone oxidoreductase subunit J — MHALALFSAGMTLVGAIMVITRRVAVHALLYLVVTLLALAVVLALLGAAFAAVLEVIIYAGAIMVLFVFVIMMLNMGQPDTAREKEWLRPRAWLGPGVLAAFLCGGLLTTIDPFSGPAWPLSPIGAHDVGLSLFGRYVLMVELASFLLLAGLVSAFHIGRNRMEDR; from the coding sequence ATGCATGCCCTGGCCCTCTTTTCCGCCGGTATGACGCTTGTGGGGGCCATCATGGTCATCACGCGGCGGGTGGCCGTGCATGCCCTGCTCTATCTGGTCGTGACGCTGCTGGCGCTGGCGGTGGTGCTGGCCCTGCTGGGTGCTGCGTTCGCGGCGGTGCTGGAAGTCATCATCTACGCGGGCGCCATCATGGTGCTGTTCGTGTTCGTGATCATGATGCTCAACATGGGCCAGCCCGACACCGCGCGGGAGAAGGAATGGCTCAGGCCGCGCGCGTGGCTTGGGCCGGGGGTGCTTGCGGCCTTTCTGTGCGGGGGGCTTCTCACCACCATCGACCCCTTTTCCGGCCCTGCTTGGCCCCTTTCTCCCATCGGGGCGCATGATGTGGGACTGAGCCTGTTCGGGCGCTACGTGCTGATGGTCGAACTGGCGTCATTCCTTCTTCTTGCCGGTCTCGTCTCGGCCTTTCACATCGGGCGCAACCGCATGGAGGACCGCTGA